A portion of the Cryptomeria japonica chromosome 5, Sugi_1.0, whole genome shotgun sequence genome contains these proteins:
- the LOC131027132 gene encoding probable receptor-like protein kinase At1g11050, with the protein MEVFMVMAVLVLVLVNAEPECPMNLDYVTRMPWNPSSCHSIQNSEDLKMCTNTLRSVLGVGLAQFLRDESIFLLPDNGSAIACLNGFQQQISSMGLQSNLVSLCFSDISEFVSSPHLCGGIQTKKDWMEKLGPTPLDSACRGDLSVSTSCHVFHNSRKAVLKRLLGRIRNVGAETNLQCNSLANLYAIGVANEFEPKSRKDVTCILGLPFLPKKPRARFETVLYSCLGATIAMILLCSIGISYWRWARTKLGDKHRRFVRINRSILSNAVKPNMGTLWFNVRQIKEATNNFSCANLIGQGSFGMVYKGKLPDGQMIAVKRMKKCSVDEDSDFLNEVEIISRFQHPNLVALRGFGVASDDKDGCQRFLVYDYLANGSLDQHIFGNGRALTWEQRKNIIIGAAKGLCYLHSGIRPPIYHRDIKAKNILLDDDINACVADFGLARMTTEGEPYLVSKIAGTHGYLAPEYALYGIFTDRSDVYSFGVLLLEIMSGRKALDTSVACSSEYLITDWAWKLLKTNNVVEVVDCRMLESGEVSTMERFVLVGILCSHVTVAFRPSMAEALKMLEGEAIIPAIPDKPFPLNHIHPFIQDRSSNIEPSHPEPK; encoded by the exons ATGGAGGTGTTCATGGTGATGGCGGTATTGGTTTTGGTACTGGTTAATGCAGAACCAGAATGTCCGATGAATCTCGACTACGTTACTCGAATGCCATGGAACCCATCAAGCTGTCACTCAATTCAAAACTCAGAAGACCTGAAAATGTGTACTAATACATTGAGAAGTGTGTTGGGTGTAGGCCTTGCTCAGTTCCTCCGAGACGAATCCATCTTTTTACTCCCCGACAATGGCTCTGCCATTGCATGCCTCAATGGATTTCAGCAACAGATCAGCTCCATGGGTCTTCAATCAAATTTGGTCTCACTCTGTTTCAGTGATATATCAGAATTTGTATCAAGCCCTCATCTTTGCGGTGGCATACAAACCAAAAAAGACTGGATGGAGAAGCTGGGACCAACTCCATTGGATTCAGCTTGCAGAGGAGATCTCTCTGTGTCCACTTCTTGCCATGTATTTCATAACAGCAGAAAAGCTGTATTGAAAAGATTATTAGGGAGAATTAGAAACGTTGGAGCTGAAACAAATCTGCAATGTAACTCTCTCGCAAATCTCTATGCTATTGGCGTAGCcaatgaatttgaacccaagagCAGAAAAGACGTCACTTGTATTCTCGGCCTTCCATTTTTACCCAAGAAGCCCAGAGCTCGTTTTGAGACGGTTTTATATAGTTGTTTGGGCGCCACCATAGCTATGATCTTGCTCTGCAGCATAGGAATCAGTTACTGGAGGTGGGCAAGGACGAAGTTGGGGGACAAGCACAGGCGTTTTGTGAGAATTAACAGAAGCATTTTGAGTAACGCAGTGAAACCCAACATGGGTACATTGTGGTTCAATGTACGGCAAATCAAGGAGGCAACGAACAATTTCAGTTGTGCCAATTTAATTGGGCAGGGGAGTTTTGGAATGGTGTACAAGGGAAAACTTCCAGACGGTCAGATGATTGCTGTGAAGAGAATGAAGAAGTGTTCTGTTGATGAAGACTCAGATTTCTTGAACGAGGTGGAGATCATCAGTAGATTTCAACACCCGAATTTGGTGGCTCTGCGAGGATTCGGTGTTGCGAGTGATGACAAAGATGGGTGCCAGCGATTTCTTGTTTACGATTACCTGGCTAATGGCAGCCTCGATCAACACATTTTTGGAAATGGGAGAGCATTGACATGGGAGCAGAGGAAGAACATAATAATTGGTGCCGCTAAGGGGTTGTGTTATCTGCATTCGGGCATTCGACCTCCGATTTATCACAGAGATATCAAGGCCAAGAACATTTTGCTGGATGATGACATCAATGCCTGCGTTGCGGATTTTGGGCTGGCGAGGATGACAACTGAAGGGGAACCGTACCTCGTGTCAAAAATAGCTGGTACACATGGGTATTTGGCGCCCGAGTATGCTCTCTATGGAATTTTTACAGATCGTAGTGATGTTTATAGCTTTGGAGTTCTGTTGTTGGAAATCATGAGCGGCAGAAAGGCTCTGGATACTTCTGTGGCGTGTTCGTCTGAATACCTTATTACTGATTGGGCATGGAAGCTTCTGAAAACGAATAATGTAGTTGAAGTTGTAGATTGCAGAATGCTTGAGAGTGGAGAAGTGAGTACAATGGAGAGATTTGTTTTAGTGGGCATTTTGTGTTCACACGTTACGGTGGCATTCAGACCAAGTATGGCAGAAGCATTGAAGATGTTGGAGGGAGAGGCTATCATTCCTGCAATTCCAGACAAGCCTTTCCC ACTCAATCACATTCATCcttttatacaagatagatcatcaaatattGAACCAAGTCATCCTGAACCAAAATAA